GAGCTGCGCGAGCGCGGGCACGTCGTCGAGACCGATGTCGCCGGCCGGTCGTTCGGTTCGCAACTGAACTACGCGGACTCGATTAACGCCGAAACGGTCGTCATCGCAGGCGAACAGGACCTCGCAAACGACGAGGTGACGATCAAGGATATGGCGTCGGGCGATCAGTTGCAGGTTCCGGTCGAGTCGTTCCCCGGTGAGCACGAGCAGCCGACGCTCGCCGACTTCGAATAACGACGGGACCCACACGCTGTGATTTCGTATGGAACGGCTGGGGAAGTCTTTCTGATGGGAGATCGCTGTCACCACCTCCTCCGTACCACCGCAAAAGCAAGAGTTACGTTCCCCATTTCCGAAAGCAGGAACAGTACCCAATGGTGCGCAACCAGTACGACGTGATCGTTGTCGGGGGCGGGATCGCGGGCTGTTTCGCGGCGGCGACGGCAGCCGCCGAGGGGATCGACGTGGTCCAGTTAGAGCGCAAACCCCGCGAGCAGGGTGGGTTCATCGCCTGTGGCGATGCGATCAAGAGCCCTCGCGATCCACAGAATTACCCAGGGCCGATCGATATGGACGCGATCGCCGACGATGAAGCCGTCCTCGTCGACAACAACATCGACCAGATCGAGTACTGGGACGAAGAACTCGGCGTACGGAAGGTCTTACCCTACAAGGACAGCAGCAACGTCGTCGACCGCTACGAGTTCGGCCAGCGCTTGCTCGAACAGGCAGCCGACTGCGGCGTCGAGCAACACTACGACACGGTGGTCAACGAAGTGACCCAGAACGGACAGGTAACCGGCGTCAAAGCGGTCCGGGACGGTGAGCCTGTCACCTACGAGTGTGACGTGCTGATCGACGCTGCAGGCGCACAGTCGATCCTGCAGGACATGGTCAGCTTCGAGGACCTGGATACCCCCGGCGAGCCGACATTCGAGGTGCCCCACTACACCCACTTCGGATCGGCCTACCGCGAAATCATCGAGACCGAACAGCCGGTCGAATACCACAACGCCATCGTCGGCAAACCCCTAGAGGAGATGGGCTACATCTGGTACTTCCCGCGGACGCCGACCCAGATCAACGTCGGGCTGGGCTTCCAGATGAACAAGGAACCGATCCCGCTCGCTGACCGCCTGCGCCGCGACATCGAGCACCGACACGAGTACCAGGGCGCAACCGTCGCAGAGCGATTCGGCAACACGAACAAGCTCGGCGCGGCGATTGCCCTCCGCCGACCGCTCGACTCGATGGTCGCCCCCGGCTACCTGGCCACAGGCGGTGCAGCGGGGACGACCCACCCGATCACGGGCAAGGGCATCCGCGGTGCGGCCTACTCCGGCTACTCCGCCGGCCGTGCTGCCACCCAGGCCATCGAGGACGGCGACACCTCGGAGGCCGGACTCTGGGAACACAACCGCTGGCTCTACCGCGAGCACGGCGAAGCCGCAAAACTCGCCTCGTGGGACGCGTACAACGTCGCCGCGAGCACCCTCGACGTGAACACGCTGCGGGCCGTCGCCGCACTCCTCCCCGAGGCCGAAATCCGAGAGATCGTCGGTACCTCCACGGAGATAGACAGCCTCAAAAGCAAACTTCTCGTCGGTACCGGCGTCCTCAAGAACTTCGTCTCCGAGTATCGCAAGGACTCCTTCGAGACCCTCGGCATGAGCAAACGCGACCTACTCGAGTCCATTCGCAACGTCAGGAAGACGCGAAATCACGTCGCCAGCTACCAACAGCAGTACGAGGCCTATCCGGCGGACCCGTCGACGTTCGACACGTGGCTCGCAGAGCGCGATCGGATCGATCAGACGTTCTACGACGATCTCGGGATTCCGCCGAGCGAGCAGAAGTACTGAGACGGTCGGTTAAACACCCATCACCAGCACCCAGTCGGAGACGGATTACTGAAGAGAGTATTTTGCATAATCAGACGTCATGTGAGATCGATTCGTTCGAACCGCCAACAGGCGATCACGATCGGCACGGTCCCCCATAGGACCAGTATAGGTACCGAAAGCCACTCCGAGAGGTACCACGGGACGCCGCCGTCGAACACATCTGAAAGGAGTGTCACGGTTGGCATGGGGTCGTCAGTGGTTAGTTTCTCAAGCACGCTGCTGCCGGCGTCGTTGGAATTGGGCAGTCCTGCAATCCAGTTTGTCGCCGCCTGGTACGAATACTGCGGAATAAGCCGTTCCGTAAAGAAATACGGTCCTGGACTCGGGTTCTCGGTGATCGTCGACACCAGTGCCGCGTAGAGATCGTCCCAGAAAAACGGCAGGACCATAAACACCGATAACGCCAGCGTGATCGCCCGACGGCCGGTCTTGGCGATGGCAGAGATAGCGGTAGCGATAGATACCCACATGAGGAGATACACTCCAGAGGCCACCAGAACCGCGATCGTCCGAATCACCGGTGGTGGGCCGTACAGCGCTGTTGAGACGAGGATGACCGGGAGTAAAGCCAGCGTGGTAACCACCACGAGCGTGACCGCCTCACCAAAGAGCTTGCTGAGAACGTACTCCCATCGATCCCTGGGATATTTAAGCAATAGTCGAGTCCGGCCGCTCGCTCGGTCGCCGGTGACCAGGGCGTAGCCGGCGAAGACGGCAGCAATTCCGCCGAGGTACGCTACCACCGATTGGAGAATCATCAGTGCGTATTCCGGCGGCGGATTCGCTGGAATGCCGGACACAGGCCCGATGAGGAGCTCGAGGCTGAATAACACGACCACCAGACCGTACGCCCAGTAGGCCGGCCTGCGAATTTTCACTAGCCCTTGGCGGATCACAAACAAAAGAAGGGGCGTTGCACGACCGGAAAGACTGCTGCCCGCAAGCAAGCGTCGTGTCAGGGTTCGTCCGTGGTTGGATCGATCGGTCCGACCGAGGAGTCGACGAACGCCTGTGGACGGGCCGGGATCAAGGTCTGACCTTGAGAACCGCCAGTAGGCGATCCCCACGGGTAGGACGCCCCACAGGACCAACACCAGCAGCGAGACCCACTCTGAGAGGTACCACGGAATCGACCCTTCGATTACCTCTGGAACGATATGCATCGAACTGAGGAGAACGATAGCGTCCGACTCAAAGTAGCGTATTACGGATCCGGCAGTGTTATGCGCGTTTGGCAGCCCCATTGCCCAGTTCGTCACGGTGTAGTATGCGTCGTGAGGAGACAATCGATGGGCAAAGAAGTAGAGCAACGGTGATTCCGTAACAGGAACTAGTCGGAAGAGCCCGTTCACCAAACTTGACCAGGAAATCGCTACTAATACGGCTGGAACGACGACGGTGATCGCTTGACGTCCGGTCCGGACGACCATGGAAACGGCGGTCGCAAAAGAAAACCAGACGAGAAGGTACCCGGCCGAGAGCACGAGAAATACCGCGACCGGAAACAGGGGCGGCTGACCATAGAGAGCCGTCGAGATGGTTACGCCAGCGACAATGGCAAGGGTAGTGAACAACACGAGTGCGAAAGCTTCGCCGAGAAATCTCCTAACGAGATACTCCCGGCGAGTGTACGGCAACTTCAGTAACAACCGAATCCGTCCACTAGTCCGGTCGCCGACCACCGTCGCATACCCGGCGAGCACAGCAGCAAAAGCGCCAATAACCGCGACAAACCACTGGAACGTCGCGAGCACGACAAACTCGCCACGCTCAAACTCGCCCGGGGGGTACAATCGATGTGGACTGATTGGGCCACCAGCAGTTGCAGTTATTCCGAGCACGAAGAGGAAGAGACAATACACCCAGTAACGACTGCTTTTCACCTCTATGTATGGAGTTTTACACATTTGAAATGATATTATTGGATTATATCTCGGCCAACCTTGTCCGACAAAAACGGTAATAGCTCCGAATCGACCTAATCAGTGCCGGGTGCCTTCTTTTCTAGTACCTGGAAATCCCCATCTCTTCTTGCTCTCGACTCGATGACGGACTCGACCTCTACGACACCGATACCGAGTGGCTCGAATGCATACTCCCCTGCGAGCGTCGCATCGAAGTATGTAGTACGCCGGTTTAGTTCATCAGTTGTGAGTCCGTTGAACGAACAGGCAAGACCGTGACACTCGTAGTCGTGTTCCTGGCTGGCGGCTCTATAGTCGTCACCATTGTAGTCCCATTCCACTTCTTGGATGTGAGTGTAGACGTCGTAACCCGCAACATCTGCCTCAGCTTTTACCGTTTCGTCCCCTGGAAGCCAAGTGTCCGAAGAGTTCTGCTGCATGGTATTTGATTCGCGACTAACCGTCCAGTTGAGGTTCTCCTCGAACGTGTCTCCCACGGCATCTATCTGTTCGTTCGTGAGATCATGCCAAACCTCGTCGTTGCATGAACAGGTCTGATTCTCACTCCTCTCAAACATCTCAAGGAGAAATTCGAGCGCTGCCTCGTCGTTGTCGGGGTCGAAGTCCGTGTTGGGGCCGTCATCGTCTCGTGCTGAGACGGCACCTGCCGTCGAGGCCCCGACCAGGGAGGCGGCGGCGAGGCCGCCAAGTCGGAGAACGCTTCGTCTATTGTTCGTCGATCGCTGCTCGCCGGAATATGGTGTTTCGTCTGTCATTGTAGTACCTCAAAGCGTGTCCGCATTACGCACGGACACGTTCCCTATCATCAATTACTCAATCAATAATATTTATGATTGGGACATATGAAAATCCCACAATATCGAGATGAATATTATATATGTAGTTGTAAGTATTATGGTGGGGTGGCAGTGGTATAGTGAGATTTCCATATCATATTGAATGATTTTCAGTCACTGATGCTACAACAATCGTAACTAATTGGGGAGTGGTTCTTCTCTTTGGTTCCGATAGACACGACAGCGGAGTTGGAATGCTCCGAGATACGGCGAAAACTCGCTCGTGTAGACAACCGGGTGGAATGACAGTCAGATCACGCCGGGCGTCAGTAGCCCACCCAGGTAGTGACGTAAACGCTTCAACGGAATTGGAACCTGTCGGAACGTGCAAAGAGTGATATATTTCCAGAGAGAATACTCGAGCAATGAATATCATCGAGACCGATTTGTTGACGAAACGGTACGGCCGGACGCTCGCGGTCGATTCGCTCGACCTCTCGGTTCGGGAGGGAGAGGTTTTCGGCTTCCTGGGGCCGAACGGTTCGGGGAAGTCGACGACGATCGATACACTTCTCGGTTTCGTATACCCGAGTTCGGGCACAGCGTCGGTGTTCGGGATGGATCCCGCAGAAGACGGGAAGGCAATTCGCCAGCGTACCGGCGTAGTCCCTGACGGCTGTGAGCTGATGTCAGGCTGGACTGGGCGGGACCACCTCGAATTCGAGATTGAGTCCCGGGGCGTTGAAGCAGACGTGGACGCCCAACTCGAGCGGTTCGGGCTGCTCGAAGATGCTGATCGGGTGGCCACCGGCTACTCACGCGGCATGACACAACGGCTGTTGCTCGCGATGGCCTCTGCTGGTGATCCGGACCTGCTCATCCTCGACGAACCGTCAACAGGACTGGATCCGAACGGCGTGGCGGTGATGCAGGAACTCGTCAGGGAAGCGGTCGAGAGCGGGACAACCGTCTTCTTCTCGAGCCATCAACTCTCTCAGGTCGAGTCGGTGTGTGATCGGGTCGGGATCCTCCACGAGGGAGCACTCCTAGCGACCGACTCTATAGACTCATTACGCTCGACTATGGGTGCTACCACCTATCTACGAGTGTCCGTTGATCGGGTTCCCAGCGACGTTGACTCCCTCCAGGAACTCGATGCAGTCGATGACATCCGCATCGACGGCCGGAACCTTCAGGTTCAGTGCGACGGCGACGCGCAACTGACGGTTCTCAACCACCTCGATCAGCTCGGCGCAACTCCTCGTCACTTCGAAACTGAACGTGCCTCGTTACAGGAGATTTTCAGGTCGTATACGTCCGAATCTACCGCTGGGGCGGACTGACGGGGCATCGATAACTAGGTTTGGCCCTGCCTCGGTCCGTGATATTGAAACTGGACTTTCTTACCGGGTCACGAGTCGCGCCAGCACCCCAAACAGCGACTCTACTTGGTGGTCAATCTCGTCAGTGGTCACTTTGGCAACCCAGCGTGGCGGTCACCGGCACGGCCGGATACCGACTGGACGGTAGTCGCCCCTACGGTGTCGTCCCGTCGTTGGCGAAGAAACCATGGACGAGTTCCAAAGCTGGCTCGACTTGATCAGCGAATAACTCGTCAATGGCCTTCGAAACCATAGGGAAACCTCTGGGGAAGCACCATTCTGTCTTCCGTCAAGCTAATAGTCGACAACACGGGAGATGTCACGCGCACAAAAAAAACATCCGAGAGTTGTTCTGACCGGTGATCGACTGTCAGTCGCGTTACTCGAGTTCGGTCTGAGCTTTTGCATCCACGGTCGCGTCGTCCTCGTGGTGCTGGTCGCCAGTTTCGGCAGCAATTGGCTCGACCAGATCGCCACGTTCGATTGGCGAGTGGCCGGTGTCGACGTGGTGGTCGATCATCGCGAGATCGAGGTCGGTCGTCTCCTCTGCCGTGACGGTGTGCGTCCACTCACACTCCCCACAGTATGCGGTTGGCACGAATGAGGACTCGAACTGCGTTCTAATGAGGGTGCGGGTTCATACGCAGCGCGTTTAAGACGGACAGTTGTTCGTCTCTTGTTGGCAGTCACTGATGGACGCCGGCAAACGGCAAGTCCCACCATTAACTGCCCCAGCGGTGTAGCACCCGCGATGGTCGACGCCGACACCCGACCGAACGTCCTGCTCGTGCTCACGGATCAGGAACGCTACGACTGCAGCGCTCTCGACGGGCCGGTCGCCGAAACGGTCGAAACGGAGACGATAGACCACCTCTCGGCGACCGGTACGCACTTCGAGCGCGCGTTCACTCCGATCAGCATCTGCTCGAGCGCTCGCGCATCGCTCCTGACCGGCCAGTTCCCCCACGGTCACGGCATGCTGAACAACTGCCACGAGGACGACGCCCTCCAACCTAACCTGCCACCCGGCGTCCCGACGTTCTCGGAGAAACTCGACGACGCTGGCTACCACCTGACCTACACCGGGAAGTGGCACGTCGGCCGCGATCAAACTCCCGAGGACTTCGGGTTCTCCTATCTCGGCGGGAGCGACAAACACCACGACGACATCGACGACGCGTTCCGCGAGTACCGCGCCGAACGCGGGACGCCCGTCGGTGAGGCCGATCTCGACGATGTCATCTACACCGGCACCAATCCGCGGGACGACAGCAACGGAACGTTCGTCGCCGCCACAACATCGGTCGAGGTCGAGGAGACGCGCGCCTGGTTCCTGGCCGAGCGTACTATCGACGCAATCGAGGAACACGCGAGCCGCGACCGCGACGCTCCATTTTTCCACCGAGCGGACTTCTACGGCCCACACCACCCCTACGTCGTCCCCGAACCCTACGCCTCGATGTACGACCCCGAGAACATTGATCTTCCCGAGAGCTACGCCGAAACCGACGCCGGGAAACCCCGAGTCCACGCGAACTACCGCTCCTACCGCGGTGTCGAACAGTTCGACCGAGACGTCTGGAAAGAGGCCATCGCGAAGTACTGGGGTTTCGTCACCCTGATCGACGACCAGTTCGGCCGGATTCTGGATGCACTCGAGTCCACCGGCCTCACGGACGAGACGGTGGTCGTCCACGCCTCGGATCACGGCGATTTCGCTGGAGGGCACCGCCAGTTCAACAAGGGGCCGCTGATGTACGACGATACGTATCACATCCCGCTGCAGGTGCGCTGGCCGGGCGTCACGGAGCCCGGATCGGTTCGCGAGGAACCGGTTCACCTCCACGATCTGGCAGCGACGTTCCTCGAGATGGGTGGCGTGGCGATCCCCGAGAGTTTTGATTCGCGGAGCCTCGTGCCGTTGCTGGACGCTGACGGTCCGGAACAGGAATCAGCACCGTCGGCATGGCCTGATTCCGTCTTCGCCCAGTACCACGGCGACGAGTTCGGGCTCTACACCCAGCGAATGGTCCGAACGGACCGGTACAAGTACGTCTACAACGCGCCGGACGTAGACGAGTTGTACGACCTCGAAGCGGATCCGGCGGAGTTGCAGAATTTGATCGACCACCCCGACTACGCCGACGTTCGTCGAGAGCTCCGAACCAGGCTCATCGACTGGATGGAGGAGACCGATGATCCAAATCGGCAGTGGGTGCCGGACGTGCTGCGGGCGGCAGAGGAGTCGTGACGGGGCCACGCTGTGAACCACAGGCCGACCTAGACAGGATCACAGCAGTCCCAGGACACGGTGTTTATACTCCAACCGCGGCAATGTCCTCGTATGAGCGCGCCACTCCCGAATGGGACCGGAACTGGAATCAGAACCGGAGCCAGAACGCGACGGGTGATGCGATGACGGCCGCCGGCCGCAACGACGACGACATGACGGCCGAGGAGTACGAGGAACTCGCCATCGCACTCGAGGGCCTGATCAGAGAACTGCGCGACGAACCGATCAAGGACTCCCGACTCGAGGGGCTGTTCGACGAGGCGACGACGAGCGACCCGCGCGTCTGGAACACGGTGACGGCGTTCATCGATGTCGAAGACGGTGAGGCAGTCGTCACCGACGAGTCGAAACTGGCACAGGGGAAGTGGGCCCCGGAAATTGTCGCGGGCTGTGATACGATGGTCACGATCGATATCCAACGTGGGTTGATGCCGGACGATTTCAAGTATCTCGTCGGCAAGAAGCTGAGCGAGCAGGCCGAGGAGTTCAGGGAGAAAGCGACAGACGAAAGCGAGAGTGTGGATTCGCAGTAGTGGCAGCGTAGTACCGGTGTAGCGCTGGCGTCGCGTCGGCGTAGCGGCGGTGTGGCGCTAGTGTAGCATCGGCGTAGCGGCGGTGTAGCGCTGGCGTCGCGTCGGCGTAGCGGCGGTGTGGCGCTAGTGTAGCATCGGCGTAGCGGCGGTGTAGCGCTGGCGTCGCGTCGGCGTAGCGGCGGTGTGGCGCTAGTGTAGCATCGGCGTAGCCTGGCACAACAAGACCAAAACGACAACCCCACCTCGTCTCGAACTCGCGAACCGAACTCGCCGGTTTACCCGTCCTCAGCCGCTCAGTGTAACGTTCTGGACCGCCCCAGTGTCACTCCAGCTACAGCTTTTTCTGCGAGGCGACCGAAGCGCACCTATGCGTCTCTCTACGAAAGTACTCATCGTCGGGCTGCTCCTGATCGTGATCCCGATTCCGGTCCTCCCGCCGTTTGTCGGGGCAATCATCGGTTTCGGCGTCCTGCTGCTCGGGCTGTTCCTCCGGTTCATGGACCTGTGACGACGAATTGGGGACGAAGCGGACGTCAGGAGATGATTCGCTCGCGTTCGAACTGCCCGCCGGACTCGCCGCCCACAGCATCGCCCGACCGCCACCGCCACGACCCCACCGCGAACGGCTCGAGTGAAACGATCACGTACGAACGATCCGGCCAGGTCGCCGCCTCGACGTCCGTCTCGCTCGGTCGCGCCGGCCCGTTCGGATGGGTGTGATAGAAGCCGACGATCTCCTCGCCCGCCGCCTCGAGTCGCTCGAAGCACTCGAGTTGCTCCTCGGGATCGATCCGGTAGCGCGTCCGCGGGGTGTCGGCGACGTTGACGGTGGGATAGCTGGACTCGACACGGCTCCGATTCGCATCGAACGACCCGCCCAGAATCCCGCAGATTTCCTCGGGTGCGCCGTCACGAGCGTGGTCGCAGATCTCCTCGCAGATCGAGTCGGGGATGACGAGTGTCGGTTGGTCCTCGCTGTCGGCTGCGTCGGCAGGAAGGTGTTCGCCGGTATCCGACTCGCGAGTCACGGCTGTCTCCCCGCCGCTGCTCGATCCGTCTCGATGTTCTTCTCGAGTGCGTCGAGCGAGACGACAAGCTCGTCGGCTGTCGCTGGGTCGGACGAATCACCGAACAGATCCGGCCGAATGACCGGTGCAAGCGCCTCCAGCGTGTCGACTAACCGCGGCCCAGGGCGGTTCAGGTAGTGGTTGCCGTCCATCACCCAGACGCGCTCCTCCTGGACCGCGGTGAGCTCGTCCCAGCCTTCGCGCTCGGTGAGTTCCCCTATGTTTGCTGCCGTCTGCTCCAGCCCGAAGCCACAGGGTGCCACGACGAGACACTCTGGGTCGTACTCGCGTATTTCGTCCCACTCGCGCGGGCGGGAGCGTTCGCCGACATCGGCCAGGCCGTACTCGCCGCCGGTCCATTCGACGAGTTCGGCGGTCCAGTGGCCGGCGATCATGACGGGGTCTGTCCAGTCGAAGATGGCGACTCGTGGGCGTTCCTGCGGGGTGCAGTCCCGGGTGCGCTCTCGAACGCGATCGACCCGGGACTCGAGTTCGGCTCGCACTTCGGCGGCGCGTTCCTCGCGACCGGTGGCGCGGCCGATGCGCTCGAGATCGGAGAGGACGTCCGCCATGCTGTGTGGGTCGGTCGTCAGCAGCTCCGGGTTGGCCGGAATGGACTCGAGTGCGTCCGCGATGGCGATGTCGTCGACGGCACAGACGTCGCACATCCCCTGCGTGATGACGAGGTCGGGGTCGAGGGCGGCGAGTGTGTCGGTGTCGATGTCGTAGACGCCGGGTGTGTCGGTGTCGATGTCGTAGACGCCGGGTGTGTCGCCTGTCTCGTCGTCATCGCCGGCCGTCTCACTCTCACTGTGAGCGTCCTCGACCACATCGAGCACCTGCTGATCGATCTCACTACTGGAGCCGTCGGTGTCGATCCGCGAGCGAGTGATAGACGGGCCCGACTCGACCCGCGGCGGCCAGTCGCACTCGTGGGAGACGCCGGCAGGCTCGAGTCCGAGCGCGACGACCAGTTCGGTCGCCGAGGGGAGCGTCGTGACGATTTGCATGGCTGGTCCTACACAGCGCGTGAGTAAAAGCAACGGCCTCGGTGATCAAGACAGCAGTCAGCGTTCGTTACCGGTGTCGTACCTGTCAGTGTCGGGTTCGTCGTCGGTGTCGTCAGAGTCCTCGAAGCCGTCAGCGGTGTCAAATCCGTTGGACTCGTCATCGCCCGCGCCGAACTCGTTCTCGTTGAATTCCGTGCCTACCATCGAGTCGTCTACACCGTCAGTATCGGCAGGACTCTCATCACCAGCAGTCGCTCCCTCGTCGATATCGAACGCATCCGTCTCGAGTTCCTTCCCATCAGCGACGACACTGCCATCCCGAATCTCGATCGTCACGCCGTCCTGCGTCTGCGTCTGGCCGAGCAGCGAACTCGTCGCGGACTCGACCTCCTGGTTTACGGACCACGCGAATCTGAGGACGGACTCGAGTCCGGTGCCGGCCTGGCGGGCGTGGTGGTCCGTGGTGAGTTCACCGAGGCTCACCGCACTCTCGGGGTGGAGATACTGAATTGGGTGGTCGTTCGGGACCTCGTGGAGGTCGACGTCGAACGACCAGAGGTACGGCAGCGCCTGAATCGCGTACCCCTTCGGCTTCGGCGCGCGGCGGCCGGCGGTGGACATGAGCGTTGCAATCGCCGTGGTTCCCGCGTCGGTGTCGTAGTAGACGCCGGGGAGGCCCGGAATTGAGAGTCGCATACCGGATCGTGGGAGTTCGTTCGGGGTGAGTGTGAGCCTGGCAGTGCCAGCCCGCTTTTATACCCTTGCGAGCAGCCAGCTGTGGACGATTCGAAACTCGCGTGTGCTCGGTAATCGCGATCAGGCGAACGCGTTCGAGAGCACCAGCCAGAGGATGACCATCCCGACGACGTACGATGTTCGGTGGCTGAGCACGGCGCGGGTCGGCAAGAGCGTGCCCTTGTTGAACCAGTTGACGGCCGTCTTGGCCATCATCACCGGTTTGAAGAGGTCACGTCGGCGGATCGGATCACAGACTGCGAGCAAGTCCGTGATCCACGTGCGGAACGGCTCGATTCGACCGTCAGTCATCGACTTCCCCTCGACGTAGGCGCTCAGTTCGAGGTTCTGCTCGAACGCGACCTGTGTGAGGTTCGCCGAGCCGACGATCACGGCCGGGTTCTCGCCCTCCCGGAGGTAGAGCTTCGCGTGCAAGAACCCGTCAGGGTACTTGTAGAGAGTGA
The DNA window shown above is from Natrialba magadii ATCC 43099 and carries:
- a CDS encoding geranylgeranyl reductase family protein, whose product is MVRNQYDVIVVGGGIAGCFAAATAAAEGIDVVQLERKPREQGGFIACGDAIKSPRDPQNYPGPIDMDAIADDEAVLVDNNIDQIEYWDEELGVRKVLPYKDSSNVVDRYEFGQRLLEQAADCGVEQHYDTVVNEVTQNGQVTGVKAVRDGEPVTYECDVLIDAAGAQSILQDMVSFEDLDTPGEPTFEVPHYTHFGSAYREIIETEQPVEYHNAIVGKPLEEMGYIWYFPRTPTQINVGLGFQMNKEPIPLADRLRRDIEHRHEYQGATVAERFGNTNKLGAAIALRRPLDSMVAPGYLATGGAAGTTHPITGKGIRGAAYSGYSAGRAATQAIEDGDTSEAGLWEHNRWLYREHGEAAKLASWDAYNVAASTLDVNTLRAVAALLPEAEIREIVGTSTEIDSLKSKLLVGTGVLKNFVSEYRKDSFETLGMSKRDLLESIRNVRKTRNHVASYQQQYEAYPADPSTFDTWLAERDRIDQTFYDDLGIPPSEQKY
- a CDS encoding ABC transporter permease, which produces MCKTPYIEVKSSRYWVYCLFLFVLGITATAGGPISPHRLYPPGEFERGEFVVLATFQWFVAVIGAFAAVLAGYATVVGDRTSGRIRLLLKLPYTRREYLVRRFLGEAFALVLFTTLAIVAGVTISTALYGQPPLFPVAVFLVLSAGYLLVWFSFATAVSMVVRTGRQAITVVVPAVLVAISWSSLVNGLFRLVPVTESPLLYFFAHRLSPHDAYYTVTNWAMGLPNAHNTAGSVIRYFESDAIVLLSSMHIVPEVIEGSIPWYLSEWVSLLVLVLWGVLPVGIAYWRFSRSDLDPGPSTGVRRLLGRTDRSNHGRTLTRRLLAGSSLSGRATPLLLFVIRQGLVKIRRPAYWAYGLVVVLFSLELLIGPVSGIPANPPPEYALMILQSVVAYLGGIAAVFAGYALVTGDRASGRTRLLLKYPRDRWEYVLSKLFGEAVTLVVVTTLALLPVILVSTALYGPPPVIRTIAVLVASGVYLLMWVSIATAISAIAKTGRRAITLALSVFMVLPFFWDDLYAALVSTITENPSPGPYFFTERLIPQYSYQAATNWIAGLPNSNDAGSSVLEKLTTDDPMPTVTLLSDVFDGGVPWYLSEWLSVPILVLWGTVPIVIACWRFERIDLT
- a CDS encoding ABC transporter ATP-binding protein — translated: MNIIETDLLTKRYGRTLAVDSLDLSVREGEVFGFLGPNGSGKSTTIDTLLGFVYPSSGTASVFGMDPAEDGKAIRQRTGVVPDGCELMSGWTGRDHLEFEIESRGVEADVDAQLERFGLLEDADRVATGYSRGMTQRLLLAMASAGDPDLLILDEPSTGLDPNGVAVMQELVREAVESGTTVFFSSHQLSQVESVCDRVGILHEGALLATDSIDSLRSTMGATTYLRVSVDRVPSDVDSLQELDAVDDIRIDGRNLQVQCDGDAQLTVLNHLDQLGATPRHFETERASLQEIFRSYTSESTAGAD
- a CDS encoding sulfatase-like hydrolase/transferase codes for the protein MVDADTRPNVLLVLTDQERYDCSALDGPVAETVETETIDHLSATGTHFERAFTPISICSSARASLLTGQFPHGHGMLNNCHEDDALQPNLPPGVPTFSEKLDDAGYHLTYTGKWHVGRDQTPEDFGFSYLGGSDKHHDDIDDAFREYRAERGTPVGEADLDDVIYTGTNPRDDSNGTFVAATTSVEVEETRAWFLAERTIDAIEEHASRDRDAPFFHRADFYGPHHPYVVPEPYASMYDPENIDLPESYAETDAGKPRVHANYRSYRGVEQFDRDVWKEAIAKYWGFVTLIDDQFGRILDALESTGLTDETVVVHASDHGDFAGGHRQFNKGPLMYDDTYHIPLQVRWPGVTEPGSVREEPVHLHDLAATFLEMGGVAIPESFDSRSLVPLLDADGPEQESAPSAWPDSVFAQYHGDEFGLYTQRMVRTDRYKYVYNAPDVDELYDLEADPAELQNLIDHPDYADVRRELRTRLIDWMEETDDPNRQWVPDVLRAAEES
- a CDS encoding desampylase; this encodes MTRESDTGEHLPADAADSEDQPTLVIPDSICEEICDHARDGAPEEICGILGGSFDANRSRVESSYPTVNVADTPRTRYRIDPEEQLECFERLEAAGEEIVGFYHTHPNGPARPSETDVEAATWPDRSYVIVSLEPFAVGSWRWRSGDAVGGESGGQFERERIIS
- a CDS encoding ABC transporter substrate-binding protein, which codes for MQIVTTLPSATELVVALGLEPAGVSHECDWPPRVESGPSITRSRIDTDGSSSEIDQQVLDVVEDAHSESETAGDDDETGDTPGVYDIDTDTPGVYDIDTDTLAALDPDLVITQGMCDVCAVDDIAIADALESIPANPELLTTDPHSMADVLSDLERIGRATGREERAAEVRAELESRVDRVRERTRDCTPQERPRVAIFDWTDPVMIAGHWTAELVEWTGGEYGLADVGERSRPREWDEIREYDPECLVVAPCGFGLEQTAANIGELTEREGWDELTAVQEERVWVMDGNHYLNRPGPRLVDTLEALAPVIRPDLFGDSSDPATADELVVSLDALEKNIETDRAAAGRQP
- a CDS encoding phospholipase D family protein codes for the protein MSDIELVNNRWGDRNVEEQVTRLFEDDGTIYLVTGFFTHNAYRAMRPDIEAFLEREPTNELVIVVGAAADQFSATIARDLRDLDENEQVTLYKYPDGFLHAKLYLREGENPAVIVGSANLTQVAFEQNLELSAYVEGKSMTDGRIEPFRTWITDLLAVCDPIRRRDLFKPVMMAKTAVNWFNKGTLLPTRAVLSHRTSYVVGMVILWLVLSNAFA